The Spirochaetota bacterium genome includes a window with the following:
- a CDS encoding helix-turn-helix transcriptional regulator, whose protein sequence is MSIIFRLDRVMADRKISLNELAKRIDLTDSNLSILKTGKARAIRIVTLDAICRELGCQPGDLLEYRPGEGSDSEESDQ, encoded by the coding sequence ATGAGCATTATCTTCAGACTGGACAGGGTCATGGCGGACCGTAAGATCTCCCTCAACGAGCTGGCGAAGCGGATTGACCTTACCGATTCCAACCTGTCGATACTCAAAACCGGAAAGGCCAGGGCCATACGAATCGTGACCCTGGACGCGATTTGCAGGGAGCTGGGCTGCCAGCCCGGAGACCTGCTGGAATACCGGCCCGGTGAAGGCAGCGACAGCGAGGAAAGTGATCAATGA